In the Scatophagus argus isolate fScaArg1 chromosome 11, fScaArg1.pri, whole genome shotgun sequence genome, GTCTCAAGAGTTGGCATGCCTTTTTAAGCCTGTCAAATGTGTAGCAAAgcaaagtaataataataattgtaataataatgatgatgatgcttttaacttttaacttgttaaaataTCACTTCTCCCCAGTTACAAAGAGAAGATAGTGAAGCTGTCTCAGATACACCTGGACCGTCCTGTTCAGCCTTTGGACTTGGCTGTTTTCTGGACTGAGTTCGTCATGAGACACAAAGGAGCCGCACACCTCAGGGTAGCTGCACACGACTTAAACTGGATTCAGTACCACTGCCTGGATGTGATCGGCTTTCTTGCCTTCATTCTCCTAACTGTTCTGTGGGTGATGCTAAAATGCTGCTTGTTTTGTACTCGCAAGTGTTTGAAGAAGGGgactgcaaagaaaaagaaggagtaGGCTTTCTAATGCAGCATTCATTAAGTTTACCAATTCTGTAATGAAGTGCATAATGTATTTTGAAGGACTGCAATCAGGTTTTAAAACGGTTTACAGTATATGTTAttacatatgtttgtgtgtttaatacaTTTGTGACATGATGCTGGCAGTGTTTAATTGAAGCCATCCTCTGTTAAgcaaaaaatcaaataaagtttGCTTTTTAGCTTAATGGAATCATTTGTAATGATTacaacagatgaagaaaaattcagacacacactttaaacattttctcactGTGAAGTTTCACTGCCAAATGGCTGAAGTCTGTTAGTTAACAAGCTGACAACGTGGTACTGGAGAGCGGTTCCCAATCTAGACTGCCTGAGGTCTACTGGTCAGAATGTCCAGAATCCAGTTGCAGAGAGAGGTGTTCGGGCCCGGAACAGTTGTCACTGAGAACACTGGAGACCTCTTTGGCACAGCAACGATGGTAGCTGTTTTAAAGCACGTGGGAACAATGATACTGTTCTGGCAAATGTTGAAGATGTCAGTGAAGATATCTGTGAGCAGGTCTGCCCATCCCCTGAGCGCTCTGCCAGGAATGTTGTCTGGTCCAGCAGCCTTTGGGAGTTAACTCTACATAGAGTTCTCCTCACATCAGCGGTGGAAAGACAAAGGACCTGGACACATGGAGAAGCGTGTTGTTCTGTGCCTCCAACCGTGCATAGAAGTGGTTCAGCGCATCCGGAAGGAAGGCATCACTGTCACAGACAGGTGGAGTCCTCCTGTAGTTAGTGATGGTCTGGATGCCCTGCCACATGTGCTGAATGTCATCGCTGTTCTGAAAGTGGCTGTGGATTCTCTGGGTGCATGTACGCTTTGCCACTCTGATGACCCAGGACAGTTTGGCCCTTGCTGTTATTAGGGCAGCCCCCTCACCATCTCTGAAGGCTGAGTCTCTGTATGTATGTGGGGCAATTCAAACAACAAGTTGACAATTTTAGCTGGTTTTGTAAAAAGGTCTTGCTCCTGTTGCAAGGTGCAACCTCATCTCTTTTGTGCATGACATTTTGACCCTCACTCACAAAGTTTCTATTGTGGCAGGTGGAAAGATGACTACAAAAGGTGGTAGGGTAGTGCTACTAAGTAGTGTTACTTATTTGCAACCATGATGATCCATGCATGCTGTATCATATTTTTCTTCGCAACTATGATCCGTGAATCAGGTTGAAGGAgacctcagagaagatgcaattCAACCAGGAGTGCAACCATATATGGAAAAAAAGACTTCAGTGCTGATCACATGATATGCACCAAATTTGGCAAAAAGAACAGAGGGTTCTGCTGGGTAAATCAGTgaataaatatactgtatttatgcCTAGAATGCATTATTTTACAAAAGAACAGACCTGACTCGCAACttgaaaagaagagaatgaTTAACTGGAGACAAACTTTGAACGCAAGGCCTCCTGACAAATTCCATTGGCAGTCTCCACTCTCTCTCCGCCCTCCGCTGGTTATATAATAGCCTGTCTGCAAAAAGCAGCCTTAACTTCCTAGAATATTTAAGTAAAtactctctcacacatgcacacacataaagacacaacaAGATCTACCACTAGCTCTTACAACAAACAAGCTTGCAGTACAGAGAAGAGGCAATGAGCAACGGGCTGTGGTTTCCTACATTGGGGCTGGTGGCCTGGTTGTGTCTGGGGCCCGTTCAGGGGGGGAAGGTGCTGGTTCCACCTATGGATGGGAGTCCCTGGCTTAGTATGAAGATACTGCTGAAGGAGCTCAGAAACAGAGGCCACGAGATGTTGGTGCTGGTGCCTGAAAGCAGCTTGTTGATGAAAGGCTCAGAGAGCTACAAGACTGAGACCTTCCAAGTGCCCTATACCAATGCTGAGCTGGATAAAAGCTTCAACGAACTGGGCGATGTAGCCTTTGTCGAGAAGATGGAAATCACAGATCTGCTTGTCTCTGTTGAACAGTTGACTGACTTTAATTCCCGGCAGGGAAAAGCCTGCGAGAGTTTGCTGACTAACCAGTCTCTAATGAGCCGACTGAAGGAAGAGGAATTCGACCTTGTGCTTACGGACCCTTTTTTTCCATGCGGCCCCATCCTGGCTCACATCTTTTCCGTTCCAGCTGTTTATTTCCTGCGGTTACTTCCATATCACCTGGACACAGAAGTTAACCAGTGTCCCGCTCCTCCTTCCTATGTTCCTGTGTTCTTCTCTGGCAGTACAGACATCATGACCTTCCCACAGAGAGTCAAGACCATGGTCATGTATTTTGTGGAGTCCTACTTGGAAAAAGCAATCTATGCCAGTTTTGATGATCTGGCCAGAAGGTACTTAGGAGACAACATGACTTACAAGAATCTTGTTAGTCATGGTGCTTTCTGGCTTCTCAGATatgacttttcttttgaatGGCCCAAACCAGTCATGCCAAACATGGCTTTTATTGGAGGTATCAGCTGTGCAAAGAAAGCTCCTCTGCCAGCAGTGAGTATATAAAGGATTAAATTTAGGATACCAATTTTGGTGCATGCACGATACAATAATAATTAAGActtctgtttctgattctgattctgatgtagTTGACACTACACTGCAAACTATAAAAGAACCCCTAATCGATAATTTTATGTGAACAGTTGACCAATGACAATGTATGATGTCAAAGAGATTGCTATTTGTGATAGATATTAAtgacattattttgtatttatatatatgatttttgtacaaaataatataaaaatattatataaaaatacaatatattaaaGAAAAGATTAGGATCATCTGTTGTTCAGGAAGATTCAGTGTAGAAATTTGAGCCAGAAAAAGCAAATGAACTTGGACTAGCATCTAATAAATCAAATGGGGGTTGAAAATACTCTATAAAGGCTGTGGCCAAGAGGTTTGAGAAGCGTTTCAATCAGAGAcgtgtgtttcaatcagtgatgggttaaatgcagggaatttcccagcttggaattaataaagtataataaaattaaaaaaaaaatattgtgccTCTAACATTACATAAATGGGTAAATCTATGTTGAATTCAGTGTTGATGAAATGAAGTCCATTCCATATATTTCAATtcaataatttacaaaaaatgCATGACAGCACTTTTCAGGTGGAAGTGACATTTGGCACGACCTTAAAATGAACATTAGTCATTGCCTAGTAGATACCACCTTTTATTAAGAAtatacgctatatagacaaaagcattgggacactGAACCATTACAgcaacaaggactttaatgatatttcaatctaaatacataaaaaagCTTTatagctgtaacagcttccactcttctgtctTGTGGAAAGTGTCCCCACTTTCCACAAGACAagtgtttctatgggaattttCAGCCATTCAtgaagtagaacatttgtgatgTCGGACAAAAGTCCTGGATCACAATCTCCATTCTAGTtaatcccaaaggtgttcagtggtgTTGATGTCAGTGCTCTGTGctggtcagtcaagttcttccacatcaaactcatccaactttgtctttatggagctttggtttgtgcactgggacacagtcatgctggactagaaacacaaagtgttttgtcacaaagctggaagcatagcattgtccaacatgtcttggtatgctgacgCATTAGGATTTTGCTTCACTTGAAGCAAGGGGTTGagcacaacccctgaaaacaTTCCCATCCCAGGACTTTCATCAATATAGTGTACATCCGCACACTCAACAAACTGAGAATTTGTTGTACATATTTCTTGGAGtcatttttgtgcctttttcaACTTCCATGCAGGACTTGCAGGAGTTTGTGGATGGCTCAGGAGACGATGGATTTATTGTCTTCACCCTGGGTTCAATGGTGCCCTCCATGCCTGAGGAGAAGGCTAAACAGTTCTTTGATGCCTTTCGGCAAATACCTCAAAGGGTAATAAAATCGCTTGAATCATTTTACTCAACTTAATATCCTACATCAGTGGGTGCAAATAACTCTGCTAACTTTCTCACAAGTACAGCAGTCATTTACACATTAATCAAGATATTATCAGACTCTGCATAGAGGTTAAAGCCCCAGTCAGTTAGAACTACAGGACTTTGTCCCTTGCCTTACCTTATAAAAAGCATGTCAAGCTCATTTTGTTGCATGAATACATTGcatatcaaatattaaaaatga is a window encoding:
- the LOC124066702 gene encoding UDP-glucuronosyltransferase-like; protein product: MSNGLWFPTLGLVAWLCLGPVQGGKVLVPPMDGSPWLSMKILLKELRNRGHEMLVLVPESSLLMKGSESYKTETFQVPYTNAELDKSFNELGDVAFVEKMEITDLLVSVEQLTDFNSRQGKACESLLTNQSLMSRLKEEEFDLVLTDPFFPCGPILAHIFSVPAVYFLRLLPYHLDTEVNQCPAPPSYVPVFFSGSTDIMTFPQRVKTMVMYFVESYLEKAIYASFDDLARRYLGDNMTYKNLVSHGAFWLLRYDFSFEWPKPVMPNMAFIGGISCAKKAPLPADLQEFVDGSGDDGFIVFTLGSMVPSMPEEKAKQFFDAFRQIPQRVVWRYTGKPPIDAPKNVRLVKWLPQNDLLAHPKAKVFITHGGIHGVYEGICNAVPMLMFPLFGDQKDNVIRMTARGVAEKLSIFDVTTEQLLAALNKIIHDTSYKEKIVKLSQIHLDRPVQPLDLAVFWTEFVMRHKGAAHLRVAAHDLNWIQYHCLDVIGFLAFILLTVLWVMLKCCLFCTRKCLKKGTAKKKKE